From a region of the Rhinopithecus roxellana isolate Shanxi Qingling chromosome 8, ASM756505v1, whole genome shotgun sequence genome:
- the ZNF563 gene encoding zinc finger protein 563 isoform X2, with translation MDTVAFEDVAVNFTQEEWALLGPSQKNLYRYVMQETIRNLDCIRKIWEGQNTEDQNKNPRRNLRCHMVERFSESKDSSQCGETFSLIRGSIVNNSICPGEDPCQSTECEEVIMGHLSLNSHIRVDAGYKPCDYQEYGEKPHTHKQHGKAFSYHHSFQSCGRPHTGKKRYECKECGKTFSSRRNLRRHMVVQDGNRPYKCKLCGKAFFWPSLLRMHERTHTGEKPYECKHCSKAFPFYSSYLRHERMHTGEKPYECKQCSKALPDSSSYIRHERTHTGEKPYTCKQCGKAFSVSSSLRRHETTHSAEKPYECKQCGKAFHHLGSFQIHMKRHTGDRPHKCKICGKGFDRPSLVRYHERIHTGEKPYECKQCGKALSHSSSFRRHMIMHTGGGPHKCKVCGKAFVYPSVCQRHEKSHSGEKPYECKQCGKALSHSSSFRRHMVMHTGDGPNKCKVCGKAFVYPSVCQRHEKTHWRETN, from the exons GAAAGATATGGGAAGGCCAGAATACTGAAGATCAGAACAAAAATCCTAGGAGAAATCTAAG atGTCATATGGTAGAGAGATTCAGTGAAAGTAAAGACAGTAGTCAATGTGGAGAAACATTTAGCCTGATTCGAGGTAGTATTGTGAACAACAGCATTTGTCCTGGAGAAGATCCATGTCAAAGCACCGAGTGTGAAGAAGTCATAATGGGTCATTTATCCCTTAATAGCCACATCAGAGTTGATGCTGGATACAAACCATGTGACTATCAGGAATATGGCGAGAAGCCACATACACATAAACAACATGGGAAAGCCTTCAGTTATCATCACTCCTTTCAGTCATGTGGAAGGCCTCACACTGGAAAGAAACGCTATGAGTGTAAGGAATGTGGAAAAACCTTCAGTTCTCGTAGAAACCTTCGAAGACACATGGTAGTGCAAGATGGAAACAGACCTTATAAATGTAAGTTGTGTGGGAAAGCTTTTTTTTGGCCCAGTTTATTGCGTATGCATGAAAGAAcgcacactggagagaaaccgtaTGAATGTAAGCACTGTTCTAAAGCCTTTCCTTTTTACAGTTCCTATCTAAGACATGAGAGAATGCACACTGGGGAGAAACCATATGAATGTAAGCAGTGTTCTAAGGCCTTGCCTGATTCCAGTTCCTATATAAGACATGAaagaactcacactggagagaaaccctatacaTGTAAacaatgtgggaaagccttcagtgTTTCCAGTTCCCTTCGAAGACATGAAACCACTCACAGTGCAGAGAAACCCTATGAGTGTAAGCAGTGCGGGAAAGCATTTCATCATCTTGGAAGCTTTCAAATACACATGAAAAGGCACACTGGAGATCGACCTCATAAATGTAAGATATGTGGGAAAGGCTTTGATCGTCCCAGTTTAGTTCGATATCATGAACGaattcacacaggagagaaaccctatgaatgcaaACAGTGTGGGAAAGCGTTATCTCATAGCTCAAGCTTTCGAAGACACATGATAATGCACACTGGAGGTGGACCTCATAAATGCAAGGTATGTGGGAAAGCCTTTGTTTATCCCAGTGTATGTCAAAGACACGAAAAGTCTCACAGTGgcgagaaaccctatgaatgcaaGCAGTGTGGGAAAGCATTATCTCATAGCTCAAGCTTTCGAAGACATATGGTAATGCATACGGGAGATGGGCCGAATAAATGCAAGGTATGTGGGAAAGCCTTTGTTTATCCCAGTGTATGTCAAAGACATGAAAAGACTCACTGGAGAGAAACAAATTGA
- the ZNF563 gene encoding zinc finger protein 563 isoform X3, with product MQETIRNLDCIRKIWEGQNTEDQNKNPRRNLRCHMVERFSESKDSSQCGETFSLIRGSIVNNSICPGEDPCQSTECEEVIMGHLSLNSHIRVDAGYKPCDYQEYGEKPHTHKQHGKAFSYHHSFQSCGRPHTGKKRYECKECGKTFSSRRNLRRHMVVQDGNRPYKCKLCGKAFFWPSLLRMHERTHTGEKPYECKHCSKAFPFYSSYLRHERMHTGEKPYECKQCSKALPDSSSYIRHERTHTGEKPYTCKQCGKAFSVSSSLRRHETTHSAEKPYECKQCGKAFHHLGSFQIHMKRHTGDRPHKCKICGKGFDRPSLVRYHERIHTGEKPYECKQCGKALSHSSSFRRHMIMHTGGGPHKCKVCGKAFVYPSVCQRHEKSHSGEKPYECKQCGKALSHSSSFRRHMVMHTGDGPNKCKVCGKAFVYPSVCQRHEKTHWRETN from the exons GAAAGATATGGGAAGGCCAGAATACTGAAGATCAGAACAAAAATCCTAGGAGAAATCTAAG atGTCATATGGTAGAGAGATTCAGTGAAAGTAAAGACAGTAGTCAATGTGGAGAAACATTTAGCCTGATTCGAGGTAGTATTGTGAACAACAGCATTTGTCCTGGAGAAGATCCATGTCAAAGCACCGAGTGTGAAGAAGTCATAATGGGTCATTTATCCCTTAATAGCCACATCAGAGTTGATGCTGGATACAAACCATGTGACTATCAGGAATATGGCGAGAAGCCACATACACATAAACAACATGGGAAAGCCTTCAGTTATCATCACTCCTTTCAGTCATGTGGAAGGCCTCACACTGGAAAGAAACGCTATGAGTGTAAGGAATGTGGAAAAACCTTCAGTTCTCGTAGAAACCTTCGAAGACACATGGTAGTGCAAGATGGAAACAGACCTTATAAATGTAAGTTGTGTGGGAAAGCTTTTTTTTGGCCCAGTTTATTGCGTATGCATGAAAGAAcgcacactggagagaaaccgtaTGAATGTAAGCACTGTTCTAAAGCCTTTCCTTTTTACAGTTCCTATCTAAGACATGAGAGAATGCACACTGGGGAGAAACCATATGAATGTAAGCAGTGTTCTAAGGCCTTGCCTGATTCCAGTTCCTATATAAGACATGAaagaactcacactggagagaaaccctatacaTGTAAacaatgtgggaaagccttcagtgTTTCCAGTTCCCTTCGAAGACATGAAACCACTCACAGTGCAGAGAAACCCTATGAGTGTAAGCAGTGCGGGAAAGCATTTCATCATCTTGGAAGCTTTCAAATACACATGAAAAGGCACACTGGAGATCGACCTCATAAATGTAAGATATGTGGGAAAGGCTTTGATCGTCCCAGTTTAGTTCGATATCATGAACGaattcacacaggagagaaaccctatgaatgcaaACAGTGTGGGAAAGCGTTATCTCATAGCTCAAGCTTTCGAAGACACATGATAATGCACACTGGAGGTGGACCTCATAAATGCAAGGTATGTGGGAAAGCCTTTGTTTATCCCAGTGTATGTCAAAGACACGAAAAGTCTCACAGTGgcgagaaaccctatgaatgcaaGCAGTGTGGGAAAGCATTATCTCATAGCTCAAGCTTTCGAAGACATATGGTAATGCATACGGGAGATGGGCCGAATAAATGCAAGGTATGTGGGAAAGCCTTTGTTTATCCCAGTGTATGTCAAAGACATGAAAAGACTCACTGGAGAGAAACAAATTGA
- the ZNF563 gene encoding zinc finger protein 563 isoform X1: MFQDTVAFEDVAVNFTQEEWALLGPSQKNLYRYVMQETIRNLDCIRKIWEGQNTEDQNKNPRRNLRCHMVERFSESKDSSQCGETFSLIRGSIVNNSICPGEDPCQSTECEEVIMGHLSLNSHIRVDAGYKPCDYQEYGEKPHTHKQHGKAFSYHHSFQSCGRPHTGKKRYECKECGKTFSSRRNLRRHMVVQDGNRPYKCKLCGKAFFWPSLLRMHERTHTGEKPYECKHCSKAFPFYSSYLRHERMHTGEKPYECKQCSKALPDSSSYIRHERTHTGEKPYTCKQCGKAFSVSSSLRRHETTHSAEKPYECKQCGKAFHHLGSFQIHMKRHTGDRPHKCKICGKGFDRPSLVRYHERIHTGEKPYECKQCGKALSHSSSFRRHMIMHTGGGPHKCKVCGKAFVYPSVCQRHEKSHSGEKPYECKQCGKALSHSSSFRRHMVMHTGDGPNKCKVCGKAFVYPSVCQRHEKTHWRETN, translated from the exons GAAAGATATGGGAAGGCCAGAATACTGAAGATCAGAACAAAAATCCTAGGAGAAATCTAAG atGTCATATGGTAGAGAGATTCAGTGAAAGTAAAGACAGTAGTCAATGTGGAGAAACATTTAGCCTGATTCGAGGTAGTATTGTGAACAACAGCATTTGTCCTGGAGAAGATCCATGTCAAAGCACCGAGTGTGAAGAAGTCATAATGGGTCATTTATCCCTTAATAGCCACATCAGAGTTGATGCTGGATACAAACCATGTGACTATCAGGAATATGGCGAGAAGCCACATACACATAAACAACATGGGAAAGCCTTCAGTTATCATCACTCCTTTCAGTCATGTGGAAGGCCTCACACTGGAAAGAAACGCTATGAGTGTAAGGAATGTGGAAAAACCTTCAGTTCTCGTAGAAACCTTCGAAGACACATGGTAGTGCAAGATGGAAACAGACCTTATAAATGTAAGTTGTGTGGGAAAGCTTTTTTTTGGCCCAGTTTATTGCGTATGCATGAAAGAAcgcacactggagagaaaccgtaTGAATGTAAGCACTGTTCTAAAGCCTTTCCTTTTTACAGTTCCTATCTAAGACATGAGAGAATGCACACTGGGGAGAAACCATATGAATGTAAGCAGTGTTCTAAGGCCTTGCCTGATTCCAGTTCCTATATAAGACATGAaagaactcacactggagagaaaccctatacaTGTAAacaatgtgggaaagccttcagtgTTTCCAGTTCCCTTCGAAGACATGAAACCACTCACAGTGCAGAGAAACCCTATGAGTGTAAGCAGTGCGGGAAAGCATTTCATCATCTTGGAAGCTTTCAAATACACATGAAAAGGCACACTGGAGATCGACCTCATAAATGTAAGATATGTGGGAAAGGCTTTGATCGTCCCAGTTTAGTTCGATATCATGAACGaattcacacaggagagaaaccctatgaatgcaaACAGTGTGGGAAAGCGTTATCTCATAGCTCAAGCTTTCGAAGACACATGATAATGCACACTGGAGGTGGACCTCATAAATGCAAGGTATGTGGGAAAGCCTTTGTTTATCCCAGTGTATGTCAAAGACACGAAAAGTCTCACAGTGgcgagaaaccctatgaatgcaaGCAGTGTGGGAAAGCATTATCTCATAGCTCAAGCTTTCGAAGACATATGGTAATGCATACGGGAGATGGGCCGAATAAATGCAAGGTATGTGGGAAAGCCTTTGTTTATCCCAGTGTATGTCAAAGACATGAAAAGACTCACTGGAGAGAAACAAATTGA
- the ZNF563 gene encoding zinc finger protein 563 isoform X4, translating to MGFVGSITEEFVQICDARNHQEPGLYKCHMVERFSESKDSSQCGETFSLIRGSIVNNSICPGEDPCQSTECEEVIMGHLSLNSHIRVDAGYKPCDYQEYGEKPHTHKQHGKAFSYHHSFQSCGRPHTGKKRYECKECGKTFSSRRNLRRHMVVQDGNRPYKCKLCGKAFFWPSLLRMHERTHTGEKPYECKHCSKAFPFYSSYLRHERMHTGEKPYECKQCSKALPDSSSYIRHERTHTGEKPYTCKQCGKAFSVSSSLRRHETTHSAEKPYECKQCGKAFHHLGSFQIHMKRHTGDRPHKCKICGKGFDRPSLVRYHERIHTGEKPYECKQCGKALSHSSSFRRHMIMHTGGGPHKCKVCGKAFVYPSVCQRHEKSHSGEKPYECKQCGKALSHSSSFRRHMVMHTGDGPNKCKVCGKAFVYPSVCQRHEKTHWRETN from the coding sequence atGTCATATGGTAGAGAGATTCAGTGAAAGTAAAGACAGTAGTCAATGTGGAGAAACATTTAGCCTGATTCGAGGTAGTATTGTGAACAACAGCATTTGTCCTGGAGAAGATCCATGTCAAAGCACCGAGTGTGAAGAAGTCATAATGGGTCATTTATCCCTTAATAGCCACATCAGAGTTGATGCTGGATACAAACCATGTGACTATCAGGAATATGGCGAGAAGCCACATACACATAAACAACATGGGAAAGCCTTCAGTTATCATCACTCCTTTCAGTCATGTGGAAGGCCTCACACTGGAAAGAAACGCTATGAGTGTAAGGAATGTGGAAAAACCTTCAGTTCTCGTAGAAACCTTCGAAGACACATGGTAGTGCAAGATGGAAACAGACCTTATAAATGTAAGTTGTGTGGGAAAGCTTTTTTTTGGCCCAGTTTATTGCGTATGCATGAAAGAAcgcacactggagagaaaccgtaTGAATGTAAGCACTGTTCTAAAGCCTTTCCTTTTTACAGTTCCTATCTAAGACATGAGAGAATGCACACTGGGGAGAAACCATATGAATGTAAGCAGTGTTCTAAGGCCTTGCCTGATTCCAGTTCCTATATAAGACATGAaagaactcacactggagagaaaccctatacaTGTAAacaatgtgggaaagccttcagtgTTTCCAGTTCCCTTCGAAGACATGAAACCACTCACAGTGCAGAGAAACCCTATGAGTGTAAGCAGTGCGGGAAAGCATTTCATCATCTTGGAAGCTTTCAAATACACATGAAAAGGCACACTGGAGATCGACCTCATAAATGTAAGATATGTGGGAAAGGCTTTGATCGTCCCAGTTTAGTTCGATATCATGAACGaattcacacaggagagaaaccctatgaatgcaaACAGTGTGGGAAAGCGTTATCTCATAGCTCAAGCTTTCGAAGACACATGATAATGCACACTGGAGGTGGACCTCATAAATGCAAGGTATGTGGGAAAGCCTTTGTTTATCCCAGTGTATGTCAAAGACACGAAAAGTCTCACAGTGgcgagaaaccctatgaatgcaaGCAGTGTGGGAAAGCATTATCTCATAGCTCAAGCTTTCGAAGACATATGGTAATGCATACGGGAGATGGGCCGAATAAATGCAAGGTATGTGGGAAAGCCTTTGTTTATCCCAGTGTATGTCAAAGACATGAAAAGACTCACTGGAGAGAAACAAATTGA
- the ZNF563 gene encoding zinc finger protein 563 isoform X5, translating to MVERFSESKDSSQCGETFSLIRGSIVNNSICPGEDPCQSTECEEVIMGHLSLNSHIRVDAGYKPCDYQEYGEKPHTHKQHGKAFSYHHSFQSCGRPHTGKKRYECKECGKTFSSRRNLRRHMVVQDGNRPYKCKLCGKAFFWPSLLRMHERTHTGEKPYECKHCSKAFPFYSSYLRHERMHTGEKPYECKQCSKALPDSSSYIRHERTHTGEKPYTCKQCGKAFSVSSSLRRHETTHSAEKPYECKQCGKAFHHLGSFQIHMKRHTGDRPHKCKICGKGFDRPSLVRYHERIHTGEKPYECKQCGKALSHSSSFRRHMIMHTGGGPHKCKVCGKAFVYPSVCQRHEKSHSGEKPYECKQCGKALSHSSSFRRHMVMHTGDGPNKCKVCGKAFVYPSVCQRHEKTHWRETN from the coding sequence ATGGTAGAGAGATTCAGTGAAAGTAAAGACAGTAGTCAATGTGGAGAAACATTTAGCCTGATTCGAGGTAGTATTGTGAACAACAGCATTTGTCCTGGAGAAGATCCATGTCAAAGCACCGAGTGTGAAGAAGTCATAATGGGTCATTTATCCCTTAATAGCCACATCAGAGTTGATGCTGGATACAAACCATGTGACTATCAGGAATATGGCGAGAAGCCACATACACATAAACAACATGGGAAAGCCTTCAGTTATCATCACTCCTTTCAGTCATGTGGAAGGCCTCACACTGGAAAGAAACGCTATGAGTGTAAGGAATGTGGAAAAACCTTCAGTTCTCGTAGAAACCTTCGAAGACACATGGTAGTGCAAGATGGAAACAGACCTTATAAATGTAAGTTGTGTGGGAAAGCTTTTTTTTGGCCCAGTTTATTGCGTATGCATGAAAGAAcgcacactggagagaaaccgtaTGAATGTAAGCACTGTTCTAAAGCCTTTCCTTTTTACAGTTCCTATCTAAGACATGAGAGAATGCACACTGGGGAGAAACCATATGAATGTAAGCAGTGTTCTAAGGCCTTGCCTGATTCCAGTTCCTATATAAGACATGAaagaactcacactggagagaaaccctatacaTGTAAacaatgtgggaaagccttcagtgTTTCCAGTTCCCTTCGAAGACATGAAACCACTCACAGTGCAGAGAAACCCTATGAGTGTAAGCAGTGCGGGAAAGCATTTCATCATCTTGGAAGCTTTCAAATACACATGAAAAGGCACACTGGAGATCGACCTCATAAATGTAAGATATGTGGGAAAGGCTTTGATCGTCCCAGTTTAGTTCGATATCATGAACGaattcacacaggagagaaaccctatgaatgcaaACAGTGTGGGAAAGCGTTATCTCATAGCTCAAGCTTTCGAAGACACATGATAATGCACACTGGAGGTGGACCTCATAAATGCAAGGTATGTGGGAAAGCCTTTGTTTATCCCAGTGTATGTCAAAGACACGAAAAGTCTCACAGTGgcgagaaaccctatgaatgcaaGCAGTGTGGGAAAGCATTATCTCATAGCTCAAGCTTTCGAAGACATATGGTAATGCATACGGGAGATGGGCCGAATAAATGCAAGGTATGTGGGAAAGCCTTTGTTTATCCCAGTGTATGTCAAAGACATGAAAAGACTCACTGGAGAGAAACAAATTGA